In the genome of Flaviflexus ciconiae, one region contains:
- a CDS encoding TPM domain-containing protein, protein MLVFLPSDDPFRPTDLLSDPHGVVSDPGAAEDALYELADASGDELYVVFVEDFGNLGPSEWAAQTSNAVIDDGDALIAIATETTEVGYWALEEDVAEKVEAAIITSRPELRDGDWNAAIETITSELSSEGDGLTGGGEGSSLLPLVIGLVVIVAAIIGFASYRKSKKKKTKAQKEAESLDQLGKRAASALIEADDGVRESAAELEFAKAEFGLQATVQFDEALALARKEVSEAFEFRKKLDDNIPDTPQEQRQYYTGILEHTSRAREAIAAQEKEFAKLRDLNARVHEILANLEIRVSEIGPQIPSAQAQIDNLGYKFPPAALQTLRTYPEQISALIASAREAIAKGKEQVAADRRNQATVFARIAEDNVQQAATLLDEISNAEETLKNAKKALREGISSLSSDVADAKRLGKGDKTIESRRVEAERALSYAMGPDADPILALNKLEEAETAIDASLVGVREDEENRKRIRAGVEKAKASAENHINSADSLINANRSVVGSSARTSLSTAMSTLARAEREKDMNEQLKLYRDAGHFAQQARSQAQRDIDNRTYPGDMWGGGGRRRGGGMDGMLTGMILGSIFSGGSSRGGGFSSGSFGGGGFGGFGGGGGGGGGFGGGIDF, encoded by the coding sequence ATGCTTGTCTTCCTTCCCTCCGATGATCCGTTCCGCCCCACGGACCTGCTGTCTGATCCGCACGGGGTCGTTTCGGATCCCGGGGCCGCCGAGGATGCCCTGTACGAGTTGGCGGACGCGAGCGGGGATGAGCTGTACGTCGTGTTCGTTGAGGACTTTGGCAATCTGGGCCCGAGCGAATGGGCGGCACAAACGTCAAATGCCGTGATCGACGACGGCGACGCGCTTATCGCCATCGCCACGGAAACGACCGAGGTCGGCTACTGGGCTCTCGAAGAGGACGTGGCCGAGAAGGTTGAAGCAGCGATCATCACGTCCCGCCCGGAGCTTCGGGATGGGGACTGGAATGCGGCGATCGAGACGATAACCTCCGAGCTCAGCTCGGAGGGCGACGGCCTGACCGGGGGCGGAGAAGGCTCCAGCCTTCTCCCGCTTGTTATTGGCCTCGTCGTCATTGTCGCCGCCATCATTGGTTTCGCCTCCTACCGGAAGTCGAAGAAGAAAAAGACGAAGGCGCAGAAGGAAGCCGAATCGCTCGACCAGCTGGGTAAGCGCGCCGCCAGCGCCCTCATTGAAGCCGATGATGGCGTGCGCGAATCCGCTGCCGAGCTGGAGTTCGCGAAGGCCGAGTTCGGTCTTCAGGCAACCGTCCAGTTCGATGAGGCGCTCGCCCTGGCGCGCAAGGAAGTATCGGAGGCGTTCGAGTTCCGCAAGAAGCTGGACGACAACATCCCGGATACTCCGCAGGAGCAGCGCCAGTACTACACGGGCATACTCGAGCACACGTCCCGGGCCCGCGAGGCCATTGCCGCACAGGAAAAGGAGTTCGCCAAGCTCCGCGATCTCAACGCTCGCGTGCACGAGATCCTTGCCAATCTGGAGATCAGGGTCTCCGAAATTGGCCCTCAGATCCCATCGGCGCAAGCCCAGATCGACAACCTGGGGTACAAGTTCCCACCGGCAGCACTGCAGACGCTCCGTACCTACCCGGAGCAGATTTCGGCCCTTATTGCTTCTGCTCGCGAGGCCATCGCGAAGGGTAAGGAGCAGGTCGCGGCCGATAGGCGCAATCAGGCCACCGTGTTCGCACGAATCGCTGAAGACAACGTCCAGCAGGCGGCAACACTTCTCGATGAGATCTCGAACGCCGAGGAAACGTTAAAGAATGCGAAGAAAGCCCTCCGAGAAGGCATCTCCTCCCTGTCGTCCGACGTGGCGGACGCTAAGCGGCTCGGAAAGGGCGATAAGACCATTGAGTCCCGCCGCGTTGAGGCCGAGCGCGCCCTGTCATACGCGATGGGACCGGACGCCGATCCGATCCTCGCTCTCAACAAGCTGGAGGAAGCGGAAACAGCTATCGACGCTTCCCTGGTCGGTGTGCGCGAGGATGAGGAGAACCGGAAGCGCATCCGCGCCGGTGTAGAGAAGGCAAAGGCATCGGCCGAAAATCATATCAACAGTGCGGACTCACTCATTAACGCCAATCGCTCTGTCGTTGGTTCTTCCGCACGTACCTCGCTATCCACGGCAATGTCTACCCTGGCGCGGGCCGAGCGCGAAAAGGACATGAACGAACAGCTCAAGCTGTACCGCGATGCTGGCCACTTTGCCCAGCAGGCACGGTCCCAGGCGCAGCGCGACATCGACAACCGCACCTACCCGGGGGACATGTGGGGCGGCGGTGGTCGGCGCAGAGGCGGCGGCATGGACGGCATGCTGACTGGCATGATTCTCGGCTCGATCTTCTCCGGCGGCAGTAGCCGCGGCGGCGGATTCTCCTCAGGTTCCTTCGGCGGAGGCGGCTTCGGCGGCTTCGGCGGAGGTGGCGGCGGCGGAGGCGGCTTCGGAGGAGGCATCGACTTCTAA
- a CDS encoding cold-shock protein, whose amino-acid sequence MPTGKVKFFSHDKGFGYITGDDGRDVYFPESVLPVGVRPRKGASVEYSVAEGRRGLHALSVEVKEAPVSLAKANRRKPEDMVPIIEDLIKILDSASGQLRRGRYPDGGPRIAQALRTLASEFDV is encoded by the coding sequence GTGCCAACAGGCAAGGTAAAGTTCTTTAGCCACGACAAGGGCTTTGGCTACATCACAGGCGACGATGGACGCGATGTCTATTTCCCCGAATCGGTCCTGCCTGTCGGCGTGCGCCCCCGGAAGGGCGCCTCTGTCGAGTACTCCGTTGCAGAAGGCCGCAGAGGCCTGCACGCGCTGTCCGTAGAGGTCAAGGAAGCGCCGGTTTCGCTCGCTAAAGCAAACCGCCGCAAGCCCGAAGACATGGTCCCGATCATTGAGGACCTCATTAAGATTCTTGATTCGGCCTCCGGCCAGCTACGCCGAGGCCGCTACCCCGATGGTGGTCCGAGGATTGCCCAGGCCCTCCGAACACTGGCAAGTGAGTTTGACGTATGA
- a CDS encoding DUF3027 domain-containing protein — MTKEKTLAQAVDTAREALLEITTADSIGEHRGVVLDAERVLTHAFACELPGYVGWFWAVTLARASRSRKVTVNELSLKPGPDALMAPDWVPWADRLEPKDVSGTEALPYRADDSRLVEGFEDTTEDADQLEEFEMGLGRARVLSIEGRKEAYNRWYNSDRGPNTASTRAAKANCSTCAFMMLMAGSARSLFGVCANEWSPDDGKVVSLDHGCGAHSETDAPREKRLWVQTEPVVNETDIEIVESAH, encoded by the coding sequence GTGACAAAGGAGAAAACTCTCGCGCAGGCTGTTGATACTGCGCGAGAAGCCCTCCTGGAGATCACGACAGCCGACTCGATCGGCGAGCACCGCGGAGTGGTCCTCGATGCGGAGCGGGTACTAACCCACGCTTTCGCATGTGAGCTCCCGGGCTACGTCGGCTGGTTCTGGGCCGTGACGCTGGCGAGAGCCTCGCGCTCGCGGAAGGTCACGGTCAATGAGCTGTCGCTCAAGCCCGGCCCCGATGCCCTTATGGCACCCGACTGGGTGCCGTGGGCGGATCGGCTCGAGCCGAAAGACGTTTCCGGGACGGAGGCCCTTCCCTACCGCGCCGATGATTCGCGTCTTGTCGAGGGCTTTGAGGACACGACGGAAGATGCCGACCAACTTGAAGAGTTCGAGATGGGATTGGGGCGTGCCCGAGTCCTGTCGATCGAGGGCCGGAAGGAAGCCTACAACCGCTGGTACAACTCCGATCGGGGCCCGAACACGGCATCCACGCGCGCTGCGAAAGCAAACTGCTCAACATGTGCCTTCATGATGCTTATGGCGGGCTCGGCCCGGAGCCTCTTTGGCGTCTGCGCCAACGAATGGTCGCCCGACGACGGCAAGGTTGTTTCGCTTGACCACGGCTGCGGCGCACACTCCGAGACGGATGCTCCACGGGAGAAACGTCTCTGGGTTCAGACGGAACCGGTCGTTAACGAGACGGATATCGAGATCGTCGAAAGCGCGCACTGA
- the manA gene encoding mannose-6-phosphate isomerase, class I produces the protein MERLRGAVKDYAWGSTTAIPALFDMGESPTPVAEIWLGAHQSGPALLTGGSVYNPTGGAADRDLLTYIDEDPKGCLGTAIPGGGTVLPYLLKLIAPAKPLSLQVHPSREQAERRYADEDSAGVAITDPNRNYFDRNHKPELLLALTKFEAVAGFRAPRRVADVVSGLECTIAETLLGFLKEDLSPVGIRRCFEYLLSNETKPSPEAVGDLVEGCRARLDAGTSPSMRADRIAIHLADHYPGDPGVVASLLLNPVTLQPGEALFVPAGTVHAYMAGTGIEIMANSDNVLRAGLTAKHIDVPELLATVDYVAAPPIRIAPERITEGTRTFYAPVDDFELSVTELRDSNFRYQLPGRGPRILLALSGAIEVSTNEQRITLNLGESAFVRADEGNLQVQGVGVLVQANVP, from the coding sequence ATGGAAAGGCTGCGCGGAGCGGTCAAGGACTACGCCTGGGGCTCGACAACCGCGATACCCGCCCTGTTTGACATGGGGGAGAGCCCGACACCCGTGGCTGAGATCTGGCTCGGCGCGCACCAGTCAGGCCCGGCCCTGCTAACGGGCGGGTCCGTTTATAACCCAACGGGAGGGGCCGCGGACCGCGACCTCCTCACCTACATCGATGAAGACCCGAAAGGTTGCCTGGGGACCGCAATTCCCGGTGGTGGCACGGTTCTGCCCTACCTTTTGAAACTCATCGCTCCCGCCAAGCCACTCTCACTTCAAGTCCATCCCTCCCGCGAGCAGGCCGAGCGGCGCTATGCGGATGAGGACAGTGCCGGCGTTGCGATCACCGACCCCAATCGGAACTATTTCGACCGCAACCATAAGCCCGAACTGCTTCTTGCGCTCACAAAGTTTGAGGCCGTTGCCGGCTTCCGTGCGCCGCGCCGCGTCGCAGACGTGGTGTCGGGGCTGGAATGCACAATTGCGGAGACCCTCCTCGGTTTCCTCAAGGAGGACCTCTCTCCCGTTGGGATTAGGCGCTGCTTCGAGTATCTGCTGAGCAACGAGACGAAGCCCAGCCCCGAGGCCGTTGGCGACCTCGTCGAGGGATGTCGGGCGCGGCTCGATGCGGGCACCTCTCCGTCTATGCGAGCCGACCGCATCGCCATCCACCTGGCAGACCACTACCCGGGTGACCCGGGGGTTGTTGCCTCGCTCCTCCTTAACCCCGTCACACTCCAGCCTGGCGAGGCCCTCTTTGTTCCCGCGGGAACGGTGCACGCGTACATGGCGGGGACCGGCATAGAGATCATGGCGAACTCCGACAATGTCCTGCGTGCGGGACTGACCGCAAAGCACATCGATGTTCCCGAGCTCCTTGCCACCGTCGACTACGTGGCCGCCCCTCCGATCCGCATCGCCCCGGAGCGCATCACGGAAGGCACAAGAACTTTCTACGCCCCGGTTGACGACTTTGAGCTGTCGGTCACGGAGCTGAGGGACTCGAACTTCCGCTACCAGCTCCCCGGCAGGGGCCCCAGAATCCTCCTTGCGCTGAGTGGCGCAATCGAAGTTTCGACGAACGAGCAGAGAATCACATTGAACCTCGGGGAGAGCGCCTTCGTTCGGGCGGATGAAGGAAACCTGCAGGTCCAAGGGGTGGGCGTCCTCGTCCAGGCGAACGTTCCGTAG